A portion of the Anthonomus grandis grandis chromosome 19, icAntGran1.3, whole genome shotgun sequence genome contains these proteins:
- the LOC126747691 gene encoding roquin-1 isoform X1, which translates to MPIQAPQWTEFLSCPVCCNAFDDKLRSPISLGCGHTVCRGCLSNLHRKQCPFDQTLITIDIENLPVNTALLQLVGLNAKPDSIADTNVIPREALPDYIKCKTHVEELALYLKPHQSGSGSILSRPMQRKLVTLINCQLVEDEGRTRAMRAARSLGERTVTELILQHQNPQQLSANLWAAVRARGCQFLGPAMQEEVLKLVLLALEDGSALSRKVLVMFVVQRLEPHFPQASKTSIGHVVQLLYRASCFKVSKREADSSLMQLKEEFRTYDALRREHDAQIVQIATEAGLRIAPDQWSALLYGDTAHKSHMQSIIDKLQTPQSFAQSVQELVIALQRTGDPGKLSVLRDPLELLAGIDPSPESSPPTWRECTECLEAVKQVVTGLVEFIQQHGSRRVQDNSHSQHAKYKISMCRDLTLRGSCPRGTNCTFAHSNEELEKYRAKNRKNCNRNNKQDQHRIESPVIIDKIVPAAPLPSEEFVPIPVNIPFNPPYNPSYVQNQQQFPTPPPVFPGFASQEVMTSNVVLANGAQVYPAMPPQPEFGPLQQESVRRTGWDHMVSCQWPASSPDLSTVRFQIIKHQNVSPQKPSRTQTKSLAELHQLKREVLTQLEKVVGKSAATEISNTACTLARQESLHDPDSPSSPYNFLSGQITSGPTFVRSDSILAADDDYVPYDCPAISKYGPISRMQKSIQDPHNNGVPSGFRDNGNGLGRRPLGSGSPVTSWFINNNYHHHHQGPSGHAIVVPSGAAGIGDGYVTYAASHPMMYHSRLQDPSANPTKDLLAESQRVQIQLRNLEKQLNNLKLASQGVTSLSESERLTKELQLIEQGIQEKQKEACLNKIVHSLTQANRNGHYQPKPVDDASYEQDIANDIRELERRLQEELEEWSGEDSPK; encoded by the exons ATGCCAATACAGGCCCCACAATGGACGGAGTTTCTCTCCTGTCCCGTTTGTTGTAACGCGTTCGATGACAAACTGCGTAGCCCCATCAGTTTGGGGTGCGGGCACACCGTGTGCAGGGGCTGCCTGTCCAATTTGCACCGGAAACAGTGTCCTTTCGATCAAACGCTCATCACTATCGATATTGAAAACTTACCAGTGAACACTGCCTTACTGCAACTGGTGGGGCTCAATGCCAAACCGGACAGTATCGCAGACACTAACGTAATACCCAGGGAAGCCCTTCCTGattatattaaatgtaaaactcaTGTAGAAGAACTGGCACTTTATTTGAAACCACATCAGAGTGGCAGCGGGAGCATTTTATCCAGACCTATGCAAAGGAAATTAGTCACTTTAATCAATTGTCAGTTGGTGGAGGATGAGGGAAGAACTAGGGCAATGAGGGCCGCTCGCTCTTTAGGCGAACGCACTGTAACCGAATTGATTTTGCAACATCAGAACCCACAGCAGTTATCGGCTAATTTATGGGCCGCTGTGAGGGCCAGAGGATGTCAGTTTTTAGGACCTG CCATGCAAGAAGAAGTACTAAAACTAGTACTATTGGCTCTGGAGGACGGTTCGGCCCTCTCCAGAAAAGTGTTGGTCATGTTCGTGGTCCAGAGGCTAGAACCTCATTTCCCCCAAGCCTCGAAAACTAGCATAGGTCACGTTGTACAACTCCTTTATAGGGCGTCTTGCTTCAAA GTCTCGAAACGAGAGGCCGACTCCTCGCTGATGCAACTCAAAGAGGAATTTCGCACTTACGACGCGTTACGCAGAGAACACGACGCGCAGATCGTCCAAATAGCGACGGAGGCCGGTCTTCGGATCGCTCCCGACCAATGGAGCGCCCTACTTTACGGAGATACTGCGCACAAGTCCCATATGCAATCGATCATCGATAAATTGCAGACTCCCCAGTCGTTTGCGCAGTCGGTGCAGGAGTTGGTGATCGCGTTACAGCGCACAGGGGATCCCGGCAAGTTGTCGGTCCTGCGGGATCCCTTGGAATTGTTGGCGGGGATCGATCCCAGTCCCGAGTCCAGCCCGCCCACTTGGAGGGAGTGCACGGAGTGTTTGGAGGCTGTGAAGCAAGTGGTCACAG GTTTGGTCGAGTTCATTCAGCAGCACGGCAGCAGACGGGTGCAAGACAACTCGCACTCGCAACACGCCAAATACAAAATAAGCATGTGCAGGGATTTGACTTTGAGGGGCAGCTGCCCCCGCGGCACCAACTGCACCTTCGCCCACTCGAACGAGGAACTGGAAAAGTACCGAGCGAAAAATCGGAAAAACTGCAACAGAAACAATAAGCAGGATCAGCACCGCATCGAGTCCCCCGTGATTATCGATAAAATCGTGCCTGCCGCACCTCTACCTTCCGAAGAGTTCGTCCCGATTCCCGTTAACATCCCCTTCAATCCCCCGTATAATCCTTCGTACGTACAAAATCAGCAACAATTCCCCACGCCACCTCCGGTATTCCCTGGTTTCGCCTCTCAAGAAGTGATGACTTCCAACGTTGTCTTAGCCAACGGGGCTCAGGTTTATCCCGCCATGCCCCCCCAACCGGAATTTGGGCCTCTTCAGCAAGAATCCGTAAGGAGAACCGGGTGGGATCACATGGTGAGTTGTCAGTGGCCCGCCAGCTCGCCCGATTTAAGCACCGTTCGCTTTCAGATCATCAAACACCAAAACGTTTCGCCTCAGAAGCCTTCGAGGACTCAAACGAAATCGTTGGCCGAGTTGCATCAACTGAAACGGGAGGTGCTCACCCAACTGGAAAAGGTGGTGGGCAAAAGTGCCGCCACCGAAATCTCCAATACCGCGTGCACTTTGGCTCGTCAAGAGTCCCTACACGACCCGGACAGTCCCTCGTCCCCGTACAATTTTCTGTCCGGACAAATCACCTCGGGGCCGACTTTCGTACGGTCCGATTCCATATTGGCCGCAGACGACGATTACGTGCCGTACGATTGTCCGGCCATCAGTAAATACGGCCCGATATCCAGGATGCAAAAGAGCATCCAGGATCCGCATAATAACGGGGTACCGTCCGGGTTCAGGGACAACGGAAACGGATTGGGCAGGAGACCTTTGGGCTCCGGAAGTCCCGTGACTTCGTGGTTTATTAACAACAACTACCATCATCATCATCAGGGTCCCTCGGGACATGCCATAGTGGTGCCGTCAGGGGCGGCCGGGATCGGTGACGGCTACGTCACTTACG CAGCCTCTCATCCGATGATGTACCACTCGCGACTGCAAGATCCCTCTGCGAATCCCACGAAAGATTTACTGGCAGAGTCGCAGAGGGTCCAGATTCAGCTCCGGAATCTGGAGAAGCAATTGAATAACTTGAAGTTGGCCTCGCAGGGGGTCACGTCCCTCAGCGAGAGCGAGAGGCTCACCAAGGAACTGCAGCTGATCGAGCAAGGGATCCAGGAGAAGCAGAAGGAGGCTTGTTTG AACAAAATCGTCCACTCTTTAACGCAGGCGAACAGGAACGGGCATTATCAGCCGAAACCTGTAGATGACGCTAGTTACGAGCAGGATATTGCTAACGATATTCGTGAGTTGGAGCGCAGGCTGCAGGAGGAGCTGGAGGAGTGGAGCGGCGAGGATTCTCCCAAGTAA
- the LOC126747691 gene encoding roquin-1 isoform X2, with translation MPIQAPQWTEFLSCPVCCNAFDDKLRSPISLGCGHTVCRGCLSNLHRKQCPFDQTLITIDIENLPVNTALLQLVGLNAKPDSIADTNVIPREALPDYIKCKTHVEELALYLKPHQSGSGSILSRPMQRKLVTLINCQLVEDEGRTRAMRAARSLGERTVTELILQHQNPQQLSANLWAAVRARGCQFLGPAMQEEVLKLVLLALEDGSALSRKVLVMFVVQRLEPHFPQASKTSIGHVVQLLYRASCFKVSKREADSSLMQLKEEFRTYDALRREHDAQIVQIATEAGLRIAPDQWSALLYGDTAHKSHMQSIIDKLQTPQSFAQSVQELVIALQRTGDPGKLSVLRDPLELLAGIDPSPESSPPTWRECTECLEAVKQVVTGLVEFIQQHGSRRVQDNSHSQHAKYKISMCRDLTLRGSCPRGTNCTFAHSNEELEKYRAKNRKNCNRNNKQDQHRIESPVIIDKIVPAAPLPSEEFVPIPVNIPFNPPYNPSYVQNQQQFPTPPPVFPGFASQEVMTSNVVLANGAQVYPAMPPQPEFGPLQQESVRRTGWDHMIIKHQNVSPQKPSRTQTKSLAELHQLKREVLTQLEKVVGKSAATEISNTACTLARQESLHDPDSPSSPYNFLSGQITSGPTFVRSDSILAADDDYVPYDCPAISKYGPISRMQKSIQDPHNNGVPSGFRDNGNGLGRRPLGSGSPVTSWFINNNYHHHHQGPSGHAIVVPSGAAGIGDGYVTYAASHPMMYHSRLQDPSANPTKDLLAESQRVQIQLRNLEKQLNNLKLASQGVTSLSESERLTKELQLIEQGIQEKQKEACLNKIVHSLTQANRNGHYQPKPVDDASYEQDIANDIRELERRLQEELEEWSGEDSPK, from the exons ATGCCAATACAGGCCCCACAATGGACGGAGTTTCTCTCCTGTCCCGTTTGTTGTAACGCGTTCGATGACAAACTGCGTAGCCCCATCAGTTTGGGGTGCGGGCACACCGTGTGCAGGGGCTGCCTGTCCAATTTGCACCGGAAACAGTGTCCTTTCGATCAAACGCTCATCACTATCGATATTGAAAACTTACCAGTGAACACTGCCTTACTGCAACTGGTGGGGCTCAATGCCAAACCGGACAGTATCGCAGACACTAACGTAATACCCAGGGAAGCCCTTCCTGattatattaaatgtaaaactcaTGTAGAAGAACTGGCACTTTATTTGAAACCACATCAGAGTGGCAGCGGGAGCATTTTATCCAGACCTATGCAAAGGAAATTAGTCACTTTAATCAATTGTCAGTTGGTGGAGGATGAGGGAAGAACTAGGGCAATGAGGGCCGCTCGCTCTTTAGGCGAACGCACTGTAACCGAATTGATTTTGCAACATCAGAACCCACAGCAGTTATCGGCTAATTTATGGGCCGCTGTGAGGGCCAGAGGATGTCAGTTTTTAGGACCTG CCATGCAAGAAGAAGTACTAAAACTAGTACTATTGGCTCTGGAGGACGGTTCGGCCCTCTCCAGAAAAGTGTTGGTCATGTTCGTGGTCCAGAGGCTAGAACCTCATTTCCCCCAAGCCTCGAAAACTAGCATAGGTCACGTTGTACAACTCCTTTATAGGGCGTCTTGCTTCAAA GTCTCGAAACGAGAGGCCGACTCCTCGCTGATGCAACTCAAAGAGGAATTTCGCACTTACGACGCGTTACGCAGAGAACACGACGCGCAGATCGTCCAAATAGCGACGGAGGCCGGTCTTCGGATCGCTCCCGACCAATGGAGCGCCCTACTTTACGGAGATACTGCGCACAAGTCCCATATGCAATCGATCATCGATAAATTGCAGACTCCCCAGTCGTTTGCGCAGTCGGTGCAGGAGTTGGTGATCGCGTTACAGCGCACAGGGGATCCCGGCAAGTTGTCGGTCCTGCGGGATCCCTTGGAATTGTTGGCGGGGATCGATCCCAGTCCCGAGTCCAGCCCGCCCACTTGGAGGGAGTGCACGGAGTGTTTGGAGGCTGTGAAGCAAGTGGTCACAG GTTTGGTCGAGTTCATTCAGCAGCACGGCAGCAGACGGGTGCAAGACAACTCGCACTCGCAACACGCCAAATACAAAATAAGCATGTGCAGGGATTTGACTTTGAGGGGCAGCTGCCCCCGCGGCACCAACTGCACCTTCGCCCACTCGAACGAGGAACTGGAAAAGTACCGAGCGAAAAATCGGAAAAACTGCAACAGAAACAATAAGCAGGATCAGCACCGCATCGAGTCCCCCGTGATTATCGATAAAATCGTGCCTGCCGCACCTCTACCTTCCGAAGAGTTCGTCCCGATTCCCGTTAACATCCCCTTCAATCCCCCGTATAATCCTTCGTACGTACAAAATCAGCAACAATTCCCCACGCCACCTCCGGTATTCCCTGGTTTCGCCTCTCAAGAAGTGATGACTTCCAACGTTGTCTTAGCCAACGGGGCTCAGGTTTATCCCGCCATGCCCCCCCAACCGGAATTTGGGCCTCTTCAGCAAGAATCCGTAAGGAGAACCGGGTGGGATCACATG ATCATCAAACACCAAAACGTTTCGCCTCAGAAGCCTTCGAGGACTCAAACGAAATCGTTGGCCGAGTTGCATCAACTGAAACGGGAGGTGCTCACCCAACTGGAAAAGGTGGTGGGCAAAAGTGCCGCCACCGAAATCTCCAATACCGCGTGCACTTTGGCTCGTCAAGAGTCCCTACACGACCCGGACAGTCCCTCGTCCCCGTACAATTTTCTGTCCGGACAAATCACCTCGGGGCCGACTTTCGTACGGTCCGATTCCATATTGGCCGCAGACGACGATTACGTGCCGTACGATTGTCCGGCCATCAGTAAATACGGCCCGATATCCAGGATGCAAAAGAGCATCCAGGATCCGCATAATAACGGGGTACCGTCCGGGTTCAGGGACAACGGAAACGGATTGGGCAGGAGACCTTTGGGCTCCGGAAGTCCCGTGACTTCGTGGTTTATTAACAACAACTACCATCATCATCATCAGGGTCCCTCGGGACATGCCATAGTGGTGCCGTCAGGGGCGGCCGGGATCGGTGACGGCTACGTCACTTACG CAGCCTCTCATCCGATGATGTACCACTCGCGACTGCAAGATCCCTCTGCGAATCCCACGAAAGATTTACTGGCAGAGTCGCAGAGGGTCCAGATTCAGCTCCGGAATCTGGAGAAGCAATTGAATAACTTGAAGTTGGCCTCGCAGGGGGTCACGTCCCTCAGCGAGAGCGAGAGGCTCACCAAGGAACTGCAGCTGATCGAGCAAGGGATCCAGGAGAAGCAGAAGGAGGCTTGTTTG AACAAAATCGTCCACTCTTTAACGCAGGCGAACAGGAACGGGCATTATCAGCCGAAACCTGTAGATGACGCTAGTTACGAGCAGGATATTGCTAACGATATTCGTGAGTTGGAGCGCAGGCTGCAGGAGGAGCTGGAGGAGTGGAGCGGCGAGGATTCTCCCAAGTAA
- the LOC126747521 gene encoding keratin-associated protein 5-5-like isoform X2, which produces MAFVCPEKSQKRQNLLKDLKCLVDNLSGGDTSCCPPCGPPAGCCPPACSPPGCCPPPGCCPPPGCCPPRCTPGTCPPPNASVPIQSPPPQPICVPPILPVCTPVPPPCVPICNPNPEPQPCVPCNPPQMMVCYRRPKKGPKEPRSKSRELRASILHVGCDCEKHNGLQDDCPRSECHGSPECLTKPDPTCGPSEFADGKHLGKKGYNGRDKDLEEYQCYPAYVRLPTCAPCNGDSGNGGGGSSGAGCPPCGPCGPCGPCGPCGPCGPCCPPCCPPPCVPLIAQAPCPPPIIPSPPPCVPVGRVVPVCPAVPMPIPCPPPVACCPPTNQKQCCPCPPPICYPAPCPCPC; this is translated from the exons ATGGCGTTCGTTTGTCCAGAGAAGAGCCAGAAGCGGCAGAACCTCCTGAAGGATCTCAAGTGTCTGGTGGATAATCTGAGCGGCGGCGACACATCTTGCTGTCCCCCCTGTGGCCC CCCAGCAGGCTGTTGCCCCCCAGCATGCTCTCCGCCAGGCTGCTGTCCCCCACCGGGCTGTTGCCCCCCGCCCGGTTGTTGTCCACCGAGATGCACCCCGGGCACGTGTCCACCCCCAAACGCCTCGGTTCCCATTCAATCGCCACCCCCGCAACCGATCTGCGTGCCGCCCATTTTACCGGTGTGCACTCCGGTGCCACCCCCGTGCGTTCCCATTTGCAATCCGAACCCGGAACCGCAGCCCTGCGTCCCCTGTAACCCGCCCCAGATGATGGTGTGCTATCGCAGACCGAAAAAAGGCCCCAAAGAGCCTCGCAGCAAGAGTCGCGAACTCAGGGCGAGCATTTTGCACGTGGGTTGCGATTGCGAGAAgcataacg GTTTGCAAGACGATTGTCCCCGCTCGGAGTGCCACGGTTCTCCCGAATGTTTGACCAAACCGGACCCCACTTGCGGCCCCTCGGAGTTTGCCGACGGCAAACACTTGGGTAAAAAGGGGTACAACGGTCGGGACAAGGACCTGGAGGAGTACCAGTGCTATCCTGCCTACGTTCGCTTGCCCACCTGCGCTCCGTGCAACGGAGACAGCGGAAATGGCGGCGGAGGCTCTTCGGGTGCTGGTTGTCCTCCATGTGGACCTTGCGGACCTTGTGGCCCATGTGGACCTTGCGGTCCATGTGGACCGTGTTGTCCTCCATGTTGTCCTCCGCCCTGTGTACCCCTTATCGCCCAAGCGCCGTGTCCGCCCCCGATTATTCCCTCGCCGCCGCCATGTGTCCCGGTGGGACGGGTGGTTCCGGTATGTCCGGCGGTACCGATGCCCATTCCGTGCCCCCCACCGGTCGCTTGCTGTCCCCCCACCAATCAGAAGCAGTGCTGTCCTTGCCCGCCGCCCATTTGCTATCCGGCGCCCTGTCCTTGTCCTTGTTGA
- the LOC126747691 gene encoding roquin-1 isoform X3, protein MPIQAPQWTEFLSCPVCCNAFDDKLRSPISLGCGHTVCRGCLSNLHRKQCPFDQTLITIDIENLPVNTALLQLVGLNAKPDSIADTNVIPREALPDYIKCKTHVEELALYLKPHQSGSGSILSRPMQRKLVTLINCQLVEDEGRTRAMRAARSLGERTVTELILQHQNPQQLSANLWAAVRARGCQFLGPAMQEEVLKLVLLALEDGSALSRKVLVMFVVQRLEPHFPQASKTSIGHVVQLLYRASCFKVSKREADSSLMQLKEEFRTYDALRREHDAQIVQIATEAGLRIAPDQWSALLYGDTAHKSHMQSIIDKLQTPQSFAQSVQELVIALQRTGDPGKLSVLRDPLELLAGIDPSPESSPPTWRECTECLEAVKQVVTGLVEFIQQHGSRRVQDNSHSQHAKYKISMCRDLTLRGSCPRGTNCTFAHSNEELEKYRAKNRKNCNRNNKQDQHRIESPVIIDKIVPAAPLPSEEFVPIPVNIPFNPPYNPSYVQNQQQFPTPPPVFPGFASQEVMTSNVVLANGAQVYPAMPPQPEFGPLQQESVRRTGWDHMIIKHQNVSPQKPSRTQTKSLAELHQLKREVLTQLEKVVGKSAATEISNTACTLARQESLHDPDSPSSPYNFLSGQITSGPTFVRSDSILAADDDYVPYDCPAISKYGPISRMQKSIQDPHNNGVPSGFRDNGNGLGRRPLGSGSPVTSWFINNNYHHHHQGPSGHAIVVPSGAAGIGDGYVTYASHPMMYHSRLQDPSANPTKDLLAESQRVQIQLRNLEKQLNNLKLASQGVTSLSESERLTKELQLIEQGIQEKQKEACLNKIVHSLTQANRNGHYQPKPVDDASYEQDIANDIRELERRLQEELEEWSGEDSPK, encoded by the exons ATGCCAATACAGGCCCCACAATGGACGGAGTTTCTCTCCTGTCCCGTTTGTTGTAACGCGTTCGATGACAAACTGCGTAGCCCCATCAGTTTGGGGTGCGGGCACACCGTGTGCAGGGGCTGCCTGTCCAATTTGCACCGGAAACAGTGTCCTTTCGATCAAACGCTCATCACTATCGATATTGAAAACTTACCAGTGAACACTGCCTTACTGCAACTGGTGGGGCTCAATGCCAAACCGGACAGTATCGCAGACACTAACGTAATACCCAGGGAAGCCCTTCCTGattatattaaatgtaaaactcaTGTAGAAGAACTGGCACTTTATTTGAAACCACATCAGAGTGGCAGCGGGAGCATTTTATCCAGACCTATGCAAAGGAAATTAGTCACTTTAATCAATTGTCAGTTGGTGGAGGATGAGGGAAGAACTAGGGCAATGAGGGCCGCTCGCTCTTTAGGCGAACGCACTGTAACCGAATTGATTTTGCAACATCAGAACCCACAGCAGTTATCGGCTAATTTATGGGCCGCTGTGAGGGCCAGAGGATGTCAGTTTTTAGGACCTG CCATGCAAGAAGAAGTACTAAAACTAGTACTATTGGCTCTGGAGGACGGTTCGGCCCTCTCCAGAAAAGTGTTGGTCATGTTCGTGGTCCAGAGGCTAGAACCTCATTTCCCCCAAGCCTCGAAAACTAGCATAGGTCACGTTGTACAACTCCTTTATAGGGCGTCTTGCTTCAAA GTCTCGAAACGAGAGGCCGACTCCTCGCTGATGCAACTCAAAGAGGAATTTCGCACTTACGACGCGTTACGCAGAGAACACGACGCGCAGATCGTCCAAATAGCGACGGAGGCCGGTCTTCGGATCGCTCCCGACCAATGGAGCGCCCTACTTTACGGAGATACTGCGCACAAGTCCCATATGCAATCGATCATCGATAAATTGCAGACTCCCCAGTCGTTTGCGCAGTCGGTGCAGGAGTTGGTGATCGCGTTACAGCGCACAGGGGATCCCGGCAAGTTGTCGGTCCTGCGGGATCCCTTGGAATTGTTGGCGGGGATCGATCCCAGTCCCGAGTCCAGCCCGCCCACTTGGAGGGAGTGCACGGAGTGTTTGGAGGCTGTGAAGCAAGTGGTCACAG GTTTGGTCGAGTTCATTCAGCAGCACGGCAGCAGACGGGTGCAAGACAACTCGCACTCGCAACACGCCAAATACAAAATAAGCATGTGCAGGGATTTGACTTTGAGGGGCAGCTGCCCCCGCGGCACCAACTGCACCTTCGCCCACTCGAACGAGGAACTGGAAAAGTACCGAGCGAAAAATCGGAAAAACTGCAACAGAAACAATAAGCAGGATCAGCACCGCATCGAGTCCCCCGTGATTATCGATAAAATCGTGCCTGCCGCACCTCTACCTTCCGAAGAGTTCGTCCCGATTCCCGTTAACATCCCCTTCAATCCCCCGTATAATCCTTCGTACGTACAAAATCAGCAACAATTCCCCACGCCACCTCCGGTATTCCCTGGTTTCGCCTCTCAAGAAGTGATGACTTCCAACGTTGTCTTAGCCAACGGGGCTCAGGTTTATCCCGCCATGCCCCCCCAACCGGAATTTGGGCCTCTTCAGCAAGAATCCGTAAGGAGAACCGGGTGGGATCACATG ATCATCAAACACCAAAACGTTTCGCCTCAGAAGCCTTCGAGGACTCAAACGAAATCGTTGGCCGAGTTGCATCAACTGAAACGGGAGGTGCTCACCCAACTGGAAAAGGTGGTGGGCAAAAGTGCCGCCACCGAAATCTCCAATACCGCGTGCACTTTGGCTCGTCAAGAGTCCCTACACGACCCGGACAGTCCCTCGTCCCCGTACAATTTTCTGTCCGGACAAATCACCTCGGGGCCGACTTTCGTACGGTCCGATTCCATATTGGCCGCAGACGACGATTACGTGCCGTACGATTGTCCGGCCATCAGTAAATACGGCCCGATATCCAGGATGCAAAAGAGCATCCAGGATCCGCATAATAACGGGGTACCGTCCGGGTTCAGGGACAACGGAAACGGATTGGGCAGGAGACCTTTGGGCTCCGGAAGTCCCGTGACTTCGTGGTTTATTAACAACAACTACCATCATCATCATCAGGGTCCCTCGGGACATGCCATAGTGGTGCCGTCAGGGGCGGCCGGGATCGGTGACGGCTACGTCACTTACG CCTCTCATCCGATGATGTACCACTCGCGACTGCAAGATCCCTCTGCGAATCCCACGAAAGATTTACTGGCAGAGTCGCAGAGGGTCCAGATTCAGCTCCGGAATCTGGAGAAGCAATTGAATAACTTGAAGTTGGCCTCGCAGGGGGTCACGTCCCTCAGCGAGAGCGAGAGGCTCACCAAGGAACTGCAGCTGATCGAGCAAGGGATCCAGGAGAAGCAGAAGGAGGCTTGTTTG AACAAAATCGTCCACTCTTTAACGCAGGCGAACAGGAACGGGCATTATCAGCCGAAACCTGTAGATGACGCTAGTTACGAGCAGGATATTGCTAACGATATTCGTGAGTTGGAGCGCAGGCTGCAGGAGGAGCTGGAGGAGTGGAGCGGCGAGGATTCTCCCAAGTAA
- the LOC126747521 gene encoding keratin-associated protein 5-5-like isoform X1: MAFVCPEKSQKRQNLLKDLKCLVDNLSGGDTSCCPPCGPSVNSCLGPVIEIYDPLPKACLPICSPAGCCPPACSPPGCCPPPGCCPPPGCCPPRCTPGTCPPPNASVPIQSPPPQPICVPPILPVCTPVPPPCVPICNPNPEPQPCVPCNPPQMMVCYRRPKKGPKEPRSKSRELRASILHVGCDCEKHNGLQDDCPRSECHGSPECLTKPDPTCGPSEFADGKHLGKKGYNGRDKDLEEYQCYPAYVRLPTCAPCNGDSGNGGGGSSGAGCPPCGPCGPCGPCGPCGPCGPCCPPCCPPPCVPLIAQAPCPPPIIPSPPPCVPVGRVVPVCPAVPMPIPCPPPVACCPPTNQKQCCPCPPPICYPAPCPCPC, encoded by the exons ATGGCGTTCGTTTGTCCAGAGAAGAGCCAGAAGCGGCAGAACCTCCTGAAGGATCTCAAGTGTCTGGTGGATAATCTGAGCGGCGGCGACACATCTTGCTGTCCCCCCTGTGGCCCGTCAGTAAACAGTTGTCTTGGTCCGGTAATTGAAATTTACGATCCCTTACCGAAAGCTTGTTTGCCTATTTGCAGCCCAGCAGGCTGTTGCCCCCCAGCATGCTCTCCGCCAGGCTGCTGTCCCCCACCGGGCTGTTGCCCCCCGCCCGGTTGTTGTCCACCGAGATGCACCCCGGGCACGTGTCCACCCCCAAACGCCTCGGTTCCCATTCAATCGCCACCCCCGCAACCGATCTGCGTGCCGCCCATTTTACCGGTGTGCACTCCGGTGCCACCCCCGTGCGTTCCCATTTGCAATCCGAACCCGGAACCGCAGCCCTGCGTCCCCTGTAACCCGCCCCAGATGATGGTGTGCTATCGCAGACCGAAAAAAGGCCCCAAAGAGCCTCGCAGCAAGAGTCGCGAACTCAGGGCGAGCATTTTGCACGTGGGTTGCGATTGCGAGAAgcataacg GTTTGCAAGACGATTGTCCCCGCTCGGAGTGCCACGGTTCTCCCGAATGTTTGACCAAACCGGACCCCACTTGCGGCCCCTCGGAGTTTGCCGACGGCAAACACTTGGGTAAAAAGGGGTACAACGGTCGGGACAAGGACCTGGAGGAGTACCAGTGCTATCCTGCCTACGTTCGCTTGCCCACCTGCGCTCCGTGCAACGGAGACAGCGGAAATGGCGGCGGAGGCTCTTCGGGTGCTGGTTGTCCTCCATGTGGACCTTGCGGACCTTGTGGCCCATGTGGACCTTGCGGTCCATGTGGACCGTGTTGTCCTCCATGTTGTCCTCCGCCCTGTGTACCCCTTATCGCCCAAGCGCCGTGTCCGCCCCCGATTATTCCCTCGCCGCCGCCATGTGTCCCGGTGGGACGGGTGGTTCCGGTATGTCCGGCGGTACCGATGCCCATTCCGTGCCCCCCACCGGTCGCTTGCTGTCCCCCCACCAATCAGAAGCAGTGCTGTCCTTGCCCGCCGCCCATTTGCTATCCGGCGCCCTGTCCTTGTCCTTGTTGA